One Lysinibacillus sp. OF-1 DNA segment encodes these proteins:
- a CDS encoding MBL fold metallo-hydrolase → MKISKGVEILDLEFNGNIIHPTLLWDQEMAVLIDTGFPGQMEDLRVAMDKVGVSFDNLKVVILTHQDIDHIGSLPEIVRNCGSNIKVYAHELDKPYIQGDLPLLKDAHIANPPKGKVDVALKDGQELPYCGGIRVIHTPGHTPGHISLYLKQNKTLVAGDSMYSVNGTLGGIHVPTTLDIKVARQSLKKYLDLDIESVVCYHGGLCNVNIKEQIQKFYK, encoded by the coding sequence ATGAAAATTTCTAAGGGAGTAGAGATTCTGGATCTTGAATTTAATGGGAACATCATTCATCCAACACTTTTATGGGATCAGGAAATGGCTGTTTTAATAGACACTGGATTCCCAGGTCAAATGGAAGATTTGCGCGTAGCAATGGATAAGGTAGGCGTGTCGTTCGATAACCTAAAGGTTGTGATTTTGACACATCAGGATATAGATCATATAGGCAGCCTCCCGGAAATAGTGCGAAATTGTGGAAGTAATATAAAAGTCTATGCGCACGAACTAGATAAGCCTTATATCCAGGGGGATTTACCACTTTTGAAAGACGCGCACATAGCGAATCCACCCAAGGGGAAAGTGGATGTGGCCTTGAAAGACGGTCAAGAACTACCGTATTGTGGCGGAATTCGAGTGATCCATACTCCAGGGCACACGCCTGGCCATATCAGCTTATATTTAAAGCAAAATAAAACACTTGTTGCTGGAGATTCGATGTATAGTGTAAACGGTACACTGGGAGGAATTCATGTTCCAACTACTTTGGATATAAAGGTCGCTCGTCAATCTTTGAAGAAATATTTAGACTTAGACATTGAATCTGTAGTTTGTTACCATGGAGGATTATGTAACGTAAATATTAAAGAGCAGATTCAAAAATTTTACAAATAA